One Verrucomicrobiota bacterium DNA window includes the following coding sequences:
- a CDS encoding 1,4-dihydroxy-2-naphthoate polyprenyltransferase, which translates to MVLKPWILAARPKTLPAAMAPVLVGTALAYDAGGFRLVPALICFLFALLIQIATNFANDYFDFKKGADTADRVGPTRAVAAGLIKPETMKRVTGLTFAFAFCIGLGLIPFGGWWLLAVGVTSVLCGYAYTAGPYPLAYIGLGDLFVMIFFGIIAVCCTFFVQTGYFSMSSFLAATAIGGLSTNLLVINNLRDIDTDKLVNKRTLATRFGRTFSIVEYHFFMLWSLIAIVWMAFRMNNSWVQLPMLTIPLMGYLWIRLGKACSGDVFNSLLAKTALLLVLFSATLCIGLLL; encoded by the coding sequence ATGGTTTTGAAACCTTGGATACTTGCGGCGCGACCCAAGACATTGCCCGCCGCTATGGCTCCGGTTCTGGTTGGAACAGCGTTGGCTTATGATGCCGGTGGATTTCGTTTGGTGCCTGCGCTCATTTGTTTCCTGTTTGCACTTTTGATTCAAATAGCGACCAACTTTGCCAACGACTATTTTGACTTCAAAAAAGGGGCTGATACTGCGGATCGGGTTGGACCAACGCGTGCCGTTGCCGCTGGCCTCATAAAACCCGAAACCATGAAGCGAGTTACTGGCCTGACATTCGCGTTCGCATTTTGCATTGGGTTGGGACTGATTCCGTTTGGAGGTTGGTGGTTGTTGGCGGTAGGGGTGACCAGTGTTCTTTGTGGGTATGCTTATACCGCCGGCCCGTACCCATTGGCTTACATAGGTCTCGGAGATTTGTTTGTAATGATATTTTTTGGAATCATTGCAGTTTGTTGCACGTTTTTTGTGCAAACGGGTTATTTTTCAATGTCGTCATTTTTAGCAGCAACCGCGATTGGCGGATTAAGTACCAATTTGTTGGTGATCAATAATCTAAGAGACATCGATACCGATAAGTTGGTAAATAAGAGAACTCTGGCTACCCGGTTTGGAAGAACTTTTAGCATAGTGGAATATCACTTCTTTATGTTGTGGTCTCTTATCGCAATTGTGTGGATGGCGTTCCGTATGAACAACTCTTGGGTGCAGTTACCCATGCTCACCATACCCTTGATGGGTTATCTCTGGATTAGATTGGGGAAGGCTTGTTCCGGGGACGTATTTAATTCCTTGCTCGCCAAAACAGCTCTTCTCCTGGTGCTCTTTTCCGCAACTCTTTGTATC